The following coding sequences are from one Rutidosis leptorrhynchoides isolate AG116_Rl617_1_P2 chromosome 11, CSIRO_AGI_Rlap_v1, whole genome shotgun sequence window:
- the LOC139874371 gene encoding transcription termination factor MTEF18, mitochondrial-like: protein MNTLSKVRTFSVLKWVSINLAENNITQLKTNIRGTSFNHITRNPRFYGRKPSVQSRNGKKSKGLTKEKEDSLVLPNREAQDALIDYLHSTRSLQYLDAENISRNSPMFLEKLLKSVENEKDVKQSFRRLLYYHPINEFEPFFESMGLKPCEYSSLLPRDIIYLTDDQRLLDNYHLLCEYGIVPNKIGNIYINSPEVFTYDNEHLLSQLHSLQAKGFTQSSVAKLVSSCPNIIETKDFLKVYEALTNIGIVNSWFEENIMEKNSYDWNKILETLFFIKKFGFRNEDLKEFLCKHPTTLMEDSGATTISVIVLLIKFGASFDDISSMFKQFPQVNVKLFQSNLKNSYHFLLAIEMNDDDIAYMIRNHSVILGSCILKTVKTLLYGLKAGKKRLCDTIIENPQELKNWVIGKKLKALPKLKNESSEKKIQFLLNLGFIENSGEMRKALKLFRGNGGELQERFDFLVKAGLSREDVAEMVKLAPSVLNQTKEVIERKMDYLVNGLGYNVSSLVAYPAFLSYSIQKIKFRFAMYNWLVERGKMNANLALSTVLASSDRIFIRDKVNRDPEGMIVWDKFKKQFFPE, encoded by the coding sequence ATGAACACTCTGTCAAAGGTTCGAACTTTTTCTGTTCTAAAATGGGTTTCTATCAATTTAGCTGAAAACAATATTACCCAATTAAAAACCAATATCAGAGGTACTAGTTTTAACCACATTACCCGAAACCCTAGGTTTTATGGTAGAAAACCATCTGTTCAATCAAGAAATGGTAAAAAGTCAAAGGGTTTGACCAAAGAAAAAGAAGATAGTTTAGTCTTGCCCAATAGAGAAGCACAGGATGCTTTAATTGATTACCTTCACTCTACTAGAAGTTTGCAGTACTTGGATGCCGAAAATATTAGTCGAAATTCGCCTATGTTTCTTGAAAAATTGCTGAAAAGTGTAGAAAATGAGAAGGATGTTAAACAATCTTTTAGAAGGTTGCTTTATTATCATCCGATTAATGAGTTCGAGCCTTTTTTCGAGAGTATGGGTTTGAAGCCTTGTGAGTATTCTTCTCTTTTACCTCGTGACATAATATATTTAACGGATGATCAAAGGTTGTTAGATAATTATCATTTGTTATGTGAGTATGGTATAGTTCCAAATAAGATAGGTAACATTTATATCAATTCACCCGAGGTTTTTACATATGATAATGAGCATTTGCTATCGCAACTTCACTCTCTGcaagcaaagggtttcactcaatcTAGTGTTGCTAAGTTAGTGAGTTCGTGCCCAAATATTATAGAAACTAAGGATTTTTTGAAAGTTTATGAAGCATTAACGAATATCGGGATTGTAAATAGTTGGTTTGAGGAGAATATCATGGAGAAAAATTCTTACGATTGGAATAAGATTCTTGAAACTTTGTTTTTTATTAAGAAATTTGGTTTTAGGAATGAGGACCTAAAAGAGTTTTTATGTAAGCATCCAACAACTCTAATGGAAGACTCGGGCGCTACAACTATTTCAGTTATCGTGCTCTTGATAAAGTTTGGAGCTTCGTTTGATGACATATCATCAATGTTCAAGCAATTCCCACAAGTTAACGTTAAATTATTTCAGTCAAATTTGAAGAATTCTTATCATTTTCTTCTTGCAAttgagatgaatgatgatgatattgcATATATGATCCGTAACCACTCGGTTATCCTTGGTTCTTGCATACTGAAAACCGTTAAAACCTTATTATATGGGCTAAAAGCCGGGAAAAAACGTCTTTGTGATACCATAATTGAAAACCCGCAAGAATTAAAGAATTGGGTTATTGGGAAAAAGTTGAAGGCGTTACCAAAGTTAAAGAATGAGTCTTCTGAGAAAAAGATTCAATTTTTATTGAATTTGGGGTTTATTGAAAATTCTGGTGAGATGCGTAAAGCTTTGAAATTGTTTCGTGGCAATGGAGGGGAGCTTCAAGAAAGGTTTGACTTTTTGGTCAAAGCTGGTTTAAGCCGTGAAGATGTTGCAGAAATGGTTAAACTTGCACCATCAGTCCTTAATCAAACCAAAGAGGTAATTGAAAGGAAGATGGATTATCTTGTAAATGGTTTAGGTTATAATGTTTCTTCATTAGTTGCATACCCTGCGTTTTTATCATATTCGATTCAGAAGATTAAGTTTAGGTTTGCAATGTATAATTGGTTAGTTGAGCGTGGGAAAATGAACGCTAATTTAGCGTTGAGTACTGTTCTTGCTAGTTCAGATAGAATCTTTATACGAGATAAAGTAAATCGTGATCCTGAAGGGATGATTGTTTGGGATAAATTCAAAAAACAGTTTTTCCCTGAATAA